The Candidatus Peregrinibacteria bacterium nucleotide sequence ATCGTGATGGGAGATATAAATATAAGTACAAACGTTCAAAATCTAGCCGGAGTTTATGTAAGCCGAGGTGGAGCATTTAACAATATCGGTGACATTTCAAACAAACAATTAATATTCCGAGGATCAGTATTCGGAAACCTACAACCACTTATAAACAACAGAGCCTTCATAGGCGCACCGGTCCTCGATGGAGGAAATGTCGTAATTCGATACGATAACCGAGCTCTCCGTAACACGCCTCCCGGCCTCAAAGATGCAATCGACCTGAAATGGTTGCGAGTTGCCAGGTAAAAGTAGTAATATTGCGTCCCCACCATGTGAATATATTCACATTTCAATGAACAACATCATTCTCTTCTACGGAGAAAATACATATTTAATCAATGAGAAACTCAAGCTCTGGGAGCGGGAATTTGTCAAAAAACACGGAGATCTGAATCTTCTCAAGCTTGATGGTTCGATAACTTATACCAAAGACATTTATGAACAAACAAATCAGATGCCTTTTTTGAGTGAAAAAAAACTTGTTATCGTAAAAGGATTTTTACAAAAAAAAGCTGATGACCAAGAAACTCCGGCTAATAACCAAAAAGCTCTGGCTGATGACCAAAAAGCTCTAATAGATTATTTAGAAAAAATTGCGGACTTCACGATTTTGGTTTTTGTGGAAACGCAGTCTCCGGACAAAAGACTTTCATTATTCAAACATCTTATCAAAAATTACCGTGCAGAAGAATTCAAAAATTTAGAGGGATTTCTTCTACATAACTGGATCATAAAAATAGTAAAAAACTCCGGCTCGGAAATAACACTTCAAAATGCGAAATATTTAACGGAAGTCTGTGGCAATAACATGGTAG carries:
- the holA gene encoding DNA polymerase III subunit delta is translated as MNNIILFYGENTYLINEKLKLWEREFVKKHGDLNLLKLDGSITYTKDIYEQTNQMPFLSEKKLVIVKGFLQKKADDQETPANNQKALADDQKALIDYLEKIADFTILVFVETQSPDKRLSLFKHLIKNYRAEEFKNLEGFLLHNWIIKIVKNSGSEITLQNAKYLTEVCGNNMVELACELEKLSLNRLHQQIRKEDIDLITVPKLAHNIFKLTDAIAAKNVKTAIEILEEMKNFNEAMPMIFHMIVRQFRIIIQIKDCMDKGMQQADVRREVPEHPFVITNGMKQAANFSMKQLKKIYSALLDIEKSFKSGGIKISVNDHSEFELALQKFVVTNC